One Triticum dicoccoides isolate Atlit2015 ecotype Zavitan chromosome 4B, WEW_v2.0, whole genome shotgun sequence genomic window carries:
- the LOC119295990 gene encoding probable transcription factor At3g04930 has translation MLPMVDDPSAAGAAASSSFPDADAYGNGDSEDIDFPVDPIPNPPFSSAPVAAPASATATVGERRPLFQRLWTEEDEIVILRAFAEFTAQRGTAFASHQYDTEPFYEEMRRRLQLDFSKSQLAEKLRRLKRKYRNCVERLRCSGNTFSFRSPHEQAVFEIARNIWRPSSDKHGRDPNAADSEDDATITATNAAANGDAKSPSSSKAHRRGRRRRTADLAADASEAPQPYTSGPMPVKTEDSLPAFFPHVSMDGAEPVVAPVVNTESSVLTPLFKEMVRAMLGIGGCPSPLGLGAKVPEQPSAILGIPMEGEKWRQQRILELEVYLRRIDLLQDEVKSALEELKSTPPS, from the coding sequence ATGCTTCCCATGGTCGACGAcccctccgccgccggcgccgctgcGTCCTCCTCCTTCCCTGACGCCGACGCCTATGGCAACGGGGACTCTGAAGATATCGACTTCCCAGTCGATCCAATCCCCAACCCTCCCTTCTCCTCTGctcccgtcgccgcccccgcctccGCCACGGCCACGGTCGGGGAGCGGCGGCCCCTGTTCCAGCGGCTATGGACGGAGGAGGATGAGATCGTGATCCTACGCGCGTTCGCCGAGTTCACGGCGCAGCGGGGCACGGCGTTCGCGTCCCACCAGTACGACACGGAACCCTTCTACGAGGAGATGCGCCGCCGCCTCCAGCTCGATTTCTCCAAGAGCCAGCTCGCCGAGAAGCTTCGCCGCCTTAAGCGCAAGTACCGCAACTGCGTCGAGCGCCTCCGTTGCTCCGGCAACACATTCTCCTTCCGCTCCCCTCACGAGCAGGCCGTCTTCGAGATCGCTCGCAACATCTGGCGCCCCTCCTCCGACAAGCACGGCCGCGACCCCAACGCCGCTGACTCTGAAGACGACGCCACAATCACCGCCACGAATGCCGCAGCCAACGGAGACGCCAAGTCCCCGTCCTCCTCAAAGGCGCATCGCCGCGGCCGCCGCAGGCGCACGGCTGACTTGGCTGCCGATGCGTCCGAGGCGCCCCAGCCGTACACGTCGGGGCCCATGCCTGTCAAGACAGAGGACTCGCTGCCGGCATTCTTTCCTCATGTCTCCATGGACGGTGCTGAGCCTGTTGTGGCGCCAGTGGTGAACACGGAGAGCAGCGTCCTGACGCCTCTGTTCAAGGAAATGGTCCGTGCCATGCTAGGCATCGGCGGCTGCCCGTCACCGCTGGGCCTGGGAGCGAAGGTGCCGGAGCAACCGTCTGCAATTCTCGGGATACCTATGGAGGGGGAGAAGTGGAGGCAGCAGAGGATTCTGGAGCTGGAGGTGTACCTGCGGCGGATCGACCTGCTGCAGGACGAGGTGAAGTCGGCACTGGAGGAGCTAAAATCCACGCCGCCATCCTGA